The DNA sequence CGGCCGAAGGCCATTTCAACCAGCATATTGGTAAATTCAAACTCCAGGTTTAGCTCTACCTTGCAGGCATCTTCGCTCAGCTCGGTAAACACCCAGCCGCCTGTCAGCTTACGGAACGGCCCATCTACCAACTGCATGTGAATGCTCTGATTGTTGGTCAGCGTGTTGCGCGTAACAAAGGTTTTGCTGATCCCGGCCTTGGAAACATCCACCGATGCCGTCATCTGCTGTTCACTGGCATCCAGTACCCGGCTGCCGGTACACCCTGGAAGAAACTCCGGGTAGGCATCCACATCGTTTACCAACCGGAACATTTGCTCAGCACTGTAGGGGACCAGCGCGGAACGACTAATCTGGGACATAACATTTCCTGTTAATCTTAAACTTTTCAATAATACCATCGACGGCAAACAAACAAAAATTCTCAGCCGCCAGCGTTCTGCTAAAATAGCGCTTTTCCCCGCGCTTGTTGTTACAGGGGATGCCATCATTCACCGCTTCATGTACACTAAGTTGCACTATGACAAAGAAAAAAGCACATAAACCCGGTTCTGCCACCATTGCCATGAACAA is a window from the Pantoea sp. CCBC3-3-1 genome containing:
- a CDS encoding type II toxin-antitoxin system RatA family toxin, whose product is MSQISRSALVPYSAEQMFRLVNDVDAYPEFLPGCTGSRVLDASEQQMTASVDVSKAGISKTFVTRNTLTNNQSIHMQLVDGPFRKLTGGWVFTELSEDACKVELNLEFEFTNMLVEMAFGRIFKELASSMVQAFTKRAKEVYSA